In one Thermanaerovibrio velox DSM 12556 genomic region, the following are encoded:
- the hisH gene encoding imidazole glycerol phosphate synthase subunit HisH: MIGIVDYGAGNLANLERALARIGVPSRVLTSPEESGSQDITGLILPGIGSFGSAARSLEGSGWSSRLLEWAGSGLPLIGICLGMQLMFERSLEDGDNRGLGIFRGVVEPFKGSRVIHMGWDRVRWLHSPPAQDGEAFYFVHRYCCYRMDDAWGVCGSPGHPEFLAAARRGSTMGFQFHPERSGPKGLDLLRNAIREVTGGWS; encoded by the coding sequence TTGATTGGCATCGTGGACTACGGGGCAGGGAACCTGGCAAACCTCGAAAGGGCCCTCGCCAGGATTGGGGTCCCCTCCCGGGTGCTCACAAGCCCGGAAGAATCGGGCTCCCAGGACATCACCGGCCTCATCCTCCCGGGGATCGGCTCCTTCGGCAGCGCCGCAAGGTCCCTGGAGGGATCCGGATGGAGTTCCCGTCTACTTGAGTGGGCGGGATCGGGGCTTCCACTCATAGGCATATGCCTAGGGATGCAGCTCATGTTCGAGAGGAGCCTTGAGGACGGGGACAACCGGGGACTTGGGATATTCCGGGGGGTGGTGGAACCCTTCAAGGGCAGCCGGGTGATCCACATGGGATGGGACCGGGTACGCTGGCTCCACTCCCCCCCTGCTCAGGACGGGGAGGCCTTCTACTTCGTCCACCGATACTGCTGCTACCGCATGGACGACGCCTGGGGGGTATGCGGCAGCCCCGGCCACCCGGAGTTCCTGGCCGCCGCAAGACGGGGCAGCACCATGGGGTTTCAGTTTCACCCGGAACGGAGCGGCCCCAAGGGGCTCGATCTCCTGCGGAACGCAATAAGGGAGGTGACCGGGGGATGGAGCTGA
- a CDS encoding HisA/HisF-related TIM barrel protein — translation MELIPAIDLYGGRVVRLTEGRFDRASVYPLEVSALGEMFLQAGARWVQLVDLEGAKLGEPRHLDAIKALKTLGLKVQFGGGLRSVERCLRALEAGADRVMVGSALFEPDTSPEGFAEAMGEALVAAVDHRGGRVSIRGWTHETGIAVDRALEELSRKGVSLFLVTCADRDGTMGGPDLGTYRRVCPRYPIIAAGGIRGIEDLRALKACGAEGAVAGKALYEGGLDLREALEVLKWG, via the coding sequence ATGGAGCTGATCCCCGCCATAGACCTATATGGGGGCAGGGTGGTACGGCTGACCGAGGGACGGTTCGACCGGGCCTCCGTCTACCCATTGGAAGTATCAGCCCTGGGAGAGATGTTCCTCCAGGCGGGGGCGCGGTGGGTTCAGCTGGTAGACCTGGAGGGGGCCAAACTGGGAGAGCCCAGGCACCTCGACGCCATAAAGGCTTTAAAGACCTTAGGGTTAAAGGTCCAGTTCGGCGGGGGCCTAAGGTCCGTCGAACGGTGCCTCCGGGCCCTGGAGGCCGGAGCGGACCGGGTGATGGTGGGGAGCGCCCTTTTCGAACCCGACACCTCCCCGGAGGGCTTCGCAGAGGCCATGGGGGAGGCCCTCGTGGCGGCGGTGGATCATCGGGGAGGCCGGGTATCCATAAGGGGATGGACCCACGAGACGGGCATAGCCGTGGACCGGGCGTTGGAGGAGCTATCCCGCAAGGGGGTATCCCTCTTCCTCGTCACCTGTGCGGACCGGGACGGGACCATGGGAGGCCCGGACTTGGGGACTTACCGTAGGGTATGCCCCCGCTACCCCATCATCGCCGCGGGGGGGATAAGGGGCATAGAGGACCTAAGGGCCCTCAAGGCCTGCGGGGCTGAGGGGGCCGTGGCGGGCAAGGCCCTCTACGAGGGGGGGCTGGACCTGAGGGAGGCCTTGGAGGTGCTCAAATGGGGATGA
- the hisF gene encoding imidazole glycerol phosphate synthase subunit HisF, translated as MGMIRVIPCLDVKDQRVVKGVSFRGLREAGDPAEMGETYCLEGADELVYLDISASWESRRTRLDWVLNVARVMTIPFTVGGGISSEDEAVELVRLGADKVSINSAAVRDPNLIGRCALRLGSQAVVVAVDAKRGKDGRFRVFAKGGREDTGMDMAEWISRLEPLGAGEVLLTSIDKDGTRDGYDLEMIRSAREATGLPIIASGGAGRPEHFAAAAEAGADGLLAASVFHYRIIGIRELKGILKGLGVPVRV; from the coding sequence ATGGGGATGATCCGGGTGATACCGTGCCTTGACGTTAAGGATCAGCGGGTGGTCAAGGGGGTGAGCTTCCGGGGACTGAGGGAAGCGGGAGACCCCGCGGAGATGGGGGAGACGTACTGCCTGGAGGGGGCGGACGAGCTGGTCTACCTTGACATCAGCGCCTCTTGGGAGTCCCGGAGGACCAGGCTGGACTGGGTTCTAAATGTGGCCCGGGTGATGACCATACCGTTCACCGTCGGGGGAGGCATATCCAGCGAGGACGAGGCGGTGGAGCTGGTTCGGCTTGGGGCCGACAAGGTTAGCATCAACAGCGCGGCGGTCAGGGACCCGAACCTGATAGGCCGATGCGCCTTGCGGCTTGGCAGCCAGGCGGTGGTGGTGGCGGTGGACGCCAAGCGGGGCAAGGACGGGAGGTTCCGGGTCTTCGCAAAAGGGGGACGGGAGGACACCGGGATGGACATGGCGGAATGGATATCAAGGCTCGAACCCCTGGGGGCCGGGGAGGTGCTCCTCACCTCCATAGACAAGGACGGCACCAGGGACGGCTACGACCTAGAGATGATACGCTCGGCCCGGGAGGCCACGGGGCTTCCCATAATCGCCTCCGGCGGGGCCGGACGGCCGGAGCACTTCGCGGCGGCCGCCGAGGCCGGGGCCGACGGGCTTCTGGCCGCATCGGTTTTCCACTACCGAATCATCGGGATACGGGAGCTCAAGGGCATCCTAAAGGGGCTTGGCGTTCCGGTAAGGGTTTGA
- the hisIE gene encoding bifunctional phosphoribosyl-AMP cyclohydrolase/phosphoribosyl-ATP diphosphatase HisIE — translation MSNYNANLKFDTRGLIPVAVQSAVNGRLLMLAYANQEALERTFETGEAWFYSRSRGELWHKGSTSGNVMKVLEVRGDCDGDAVLYLVEEAGPACHTGERSCFHRVLFGQGGEDCLFLHSLEEVIAARSAGEDERSYTKRLLREGPQRAAQKVGEEAVETAIALAVGDMEGAAEEAADLLYHLLAALKSREIPLNRVLKRLAERHRAPGKTAGADPN, via the coding sequence GTGAGTAACTACAACGCAAACCTCAAGTTCGATACCCGGGGGCTGATCCCCGTGGCGGTTCAAAGCGCGGTAAACGGCAGGCTCCTCATGCTGGCCTACGCGAATCAAGAGGCCCTCGAGAGGACCTTTGAGACCGGGGAAGCCTGGTTTTACAGCAGATCCCGGGGGGAGCTGTGGCACAAGGGGAGCACCAGCGGCAACGTGATGAAGGTGCTGGAGGTCCGAGGGGACTGCGACGGGGACGCGGTGCTCTACCTGGTGGAGGAAGCGGGTCCCGCTTGCCACACCGGGGAAAGGTCATGCTTCCACCGGGTCCTCTTTGGCCAGGGGGGAGAGGACTGCCTCTTCCTGCACAGCCTGGAGGAGGTCATAGCCGCAAGGTCCGCGGGGGAGGATGAGAGGAGCTACACCAAAAGGCTTCTCCGAGAGGGTCCCCAGAGGGCCGCTCAAAAGGTGGGGGAGGAGGCGGTTGAGACCGCCATAGCCCTGGCGGTGGGGGACATGGAAGGGGCGGCGGAGGAGGCGGCGGACCTTCTCTACCACCTGCTGGCGGCGCTCAAGAGCCGGGAGATCCCACTCAACCGGGTGCTTAAACGTCTCGCGGAACGGCACAGGGCCCCGGGCAAGACAGCGGGAGCTGACCCCAATTAA
- a CDS encoding DEAD/DEAH box helicase, with translation MAFKEDRAAEFYPWQERAYDAIKDRNGILSAPTGSGKTWVAYRWAGLMDREGRAAMPVGRVIFTAPIKALSNERYLDLKGMGFDVGLETGDFKKNSDAPVLCCTQEIYTLKYCGRPNQRVVVDEFHFIFGDSERARAYIDGIRGTHRDSRLLVMSATFGNPGAVKDYLEEMAQRDFVLFETSERVTELVFRRKGVKFSQIHDALVFAFSRKGVEYTAREIARTRKRIPREDRARLREMAYILEVDQVPDVLLKGVGVYYGSLLPKEKLLVEMAFRERVLDVVVGTDALSLGVNLPAETVVFAQMAKYFDGPLTKNEFLQMAGRAGRRGFFETGYVTFIPKSRCEHPDYDTERLYMKLLHAPKEPARIEVRPSVGMLLRKERTYEEEARVVASCSLPKREYESVLGEIQETMYLINRTVNFVKDPKARRRLKRALGDLWFDEMSVTANIASAHLFVKHGVPHALDLAEVLRREERNYLQALLKVKRYANRLPDGYSIEGLDQVDREINAIDSTVFGFEEKIGQLKVSEEAWDVED, from the coding sequence GTGGCATTCAAGGAAGATAGGGCAGCGGAGTTCTACCCCTGGCAGGAGAGGGCCTACGATGCCATAAAGGACCGGAACGGGATACTCTCGGCTCCCACCGGTAGCGGCAAGACCTGGGTGGCGTACCGGTGGGCTGGGCTGATGGATCGGGAGGGGCGGGCCGCCATGCCGGTTGGCCGGGTCATATTCACCGCCCCGATAAAGGCCTTGTCCAACGAGAGGTACTTGGACCTTAAGGGCATGGGTTTCGACGTGGGGCTCGAGACCGGGGACTTCAAGAAGAACTCCGATGCCCCGGTGCTTTGCTGCACCCAGGAGATATACACCTTAAAGTACTGTGGGAGGCCGAACCAGAGGGTGGTGGTGGATGAGTTCCACTTCATCTTCGGCGATTCCGAGCGTGCCAGGGCCTACATAGACGGCATAAGGGGAACCCATCGGGACTCCCGTTTGCTGGTCATGTCCGCCACCTTTGGGAACCCCGGTGCCGTGAAGGACTACCTGGAGGAGATGGCCCAGCGGGACTTCGTGCTCTTCGAGACCTCCGAGCGGGTTACCGAGCTGGTGTTTCGCCGAAAGGGGGTTAAGTTCTCCCAGATCCACGATGCCCTGGTGTTCGCCTTCTCCAGGAAGGGGGTTGAGTACACCGCCCGGGAGATAGCCAGGACCCGGAAGAGGATACCCCGGGAGGACCGGGCCAGGCTCCGGGAGATGGCCTACATACTCGAGGTGGATCAGGTGCCCGACGTGCTGCTCAAGGGGGTGGGGGTGTACTACGGCAGCCTGCTTCCCAAGGAGAAGCTGTTGGTGGAGATGGCCTTTCGTGAGCGGGTTTTGGACGTGGTGGTGGGCACCGATGCCTTGTCGCTGGGGGTGAACCTCCCGGCGGAGACGGTGGTGTTCGCCCAGATGGCCAAGTACTTCGACGGCCCCTTGACCAAGAACGAGTTCCTGCAGATGGCGGGGCGTGCCGGTCGCAGGGGGTTCTTCGAGACCGGCTATGTGACCTTCATCCCCAAGAGCCGATGTGAGCACCCGGATTACGACACCGAGCGGCTTTACATGAAGCTGCTGCACGCCCCTAAGGAGCCCGCCAGGATAGAGGTGAGGCCTTCGGTGGGGATGCTGCTGCGGAAGGAGCGTACCTACGAGGAGGAGGCCAGGGTAGTGGCGTCCTGCTCGTTGCCCAAGCGGGAGTACGAGTCGGTGCTTGGGGAGATCCAGGAGACCATGTACCTGATAAACAGGACCGTGAACTTCGTGAAGGATCCCAAGGCCCGCCGGAGGCTCAAACGGGCCCTGGGGGATCTTTGGTTTGACGAGATGTCGGTAACGGCTAACATCGCATCGGCCCACCTGTTCGTCAAGCACGGGGTGCCCCATGCCCTGGACCTGGCGGAGGTGCTGCGGCGGGAGGAGCGGAACTACCTGCAGGCCCTCCTGAAGGTGAAGCGCTACGCCAACCGCTTGCCCGACGGATACTCCATAGAGGGGCTGGACCAGGTGGACAGGGAGATAAACGCCATAGACTCCACGGTGTTCGGATTCGAGGAGAAGATAGGGCAGCTCAAGGTGTCCGAGGAGGCCTGGGACGTGGAGGATTAA
- a CDS encoding GNAT family N-acetyltransferase gives MVDRVEIPEGFYIRDGVPGDGPVLTRIAYAAKAHWGYDPRTIDQWAGPLTVTEEYIRENPVFVMCAPSGEPVGFSSLLWDQGRWELDHMWVDPPCMGMGLGRRLFEHAVNQARLRGASWVWILSDPFAEGFYLHMGAERIGDWHTVVDGEDRIIPVMAYRMGASCGDPEVLNGGIQGR, from the coding sequence GTGGTTGATCGAGTAGAGATCCCGGAGGGGTTCTACATAAGGGATGGGGTTCCCGGTGACGGTCCGGTACTCACCCGGATAGCCTACGCTGCCAAGGCCCATTGGGGTTACGATCCAAGGACCATAGACCAGTGGGCGGGACCCCTTACGGTGACCGAGGAGTACATAAGGGAGAACCCGGTTTTCGTGATGTGCGCGCCCTCCGGGGAGCCCGTGGGTTTTTCGTCCCTTCTGTGGGACCAGGGAAGGTGGGAGCTGGACCACATGTGGGTTGATCCGCCGTGCATGGGGATGGGTTTGGGGCGCAGGCTCTTTGAGCACGCGGTGAACCAGGCCCGTCTAAGGGGGGCTTCGTGGGTGTGGATACTGTCGGACCCCTTTGCGGAGGGGTTCTACCTTCACATGGGGGCGGAGCGCATAGGGGACTGGCACACGGTGGTCGATGGGGAGGATCGGATAATACCGGTCATGGCCTACCGAATGGGGGCCTCTTGTGGGGATCCGGAGGTTTTGAACGGTGGCATTCAAGGAAGATAG